The Kribbella jejuensis region GGCCGGCAACCGGCGCGTCGACGGGTTCACCAACATCATCTCGAACCCGCACGTCGGGCTGATCTACTTCGTCCCCGGCCGCGGCGACACGCTGCGGATCAACGGCCGCGCCCGGATCGTCAAGGAAGCGCCGTTCTTCGACGAGATGGTGGTCAAGGGCAACCGGCCGCAACTGGCCCTGCTGATCGAGATCGACGAGATCTTCCACCACTGCTCGAAGGCGTTCCTGCGTTCGCAGCTGTGGAAGCCGGAGACCTGGGAGCCGGACGCGATCCCGAGCCGGCCGCGGATCGCGAAGGCCCTGGAGCGTCAGGACGCCGACCTGGCGGAGCTCGAGGAGTACTACGGCGCCGCGTACGAAGAGAAGATCTACAAGGTCAAATACTGAACTACTACAACGGGCGCAGGCCGAAGTACTCCGGGGCGACGATGACAGCCGCCCCGGCTGCCCTCTACGGTTCCGTAGTGTGACCCAGCCCGTCGACGTCCCCGATCTCGGGACCCGAGTGCGCCGCTACACGTTGCCGGTCGTGCTGGCGGTGTTCCTGGTGGTCGGGACGTACGGCGCGGCGCGCGGTCAGACCGACCGTCAGCACCCCGACGCGTTGATGGTCGTACTGCTGCTGATCGCGGCGCTCGCCCTGTTC contains the following coding sequences:
- a CDS encoding pyridoxamine 5'-phosphate oxidase family protein encodes the protein AGNRRVDGFTNIISNPHVGLIYFVPGRGDTLRINGRARIVKEAPFFDEMVVKGNRPQLALLIEIDEIFHHCSKAFLRSQLWKPETWEPDAIPSRPRIAKALERQDADLAELEEYYGAAYEEKIYKVKY